AGAACAGTTACGGATTTTGCACAAAACGATCAAAGCCGTCACTGAGGACATCGAGAAATTATCCTTCAATACGGCGATCAGCCGCATGATGGAATTCACGAATGCGATGGGACAGCAGAAAGTTCGATCGAAGTCTGTCTTGTCTGACTTTGTGTTACTTCTTTCGCCGTTTGCACCACATATTGCAGAAGAACTCTGGAGTGTGTTGGGGCATACCGGCTCGTTGGCCTATCAGTCGTGGCCTCAATACGACGAAGCATTATTGCAGGAGTCGGTTGTCGAAATACCGGTGCAGGTCAACGGAAAGTTACGCTCCAAAGTTTCCATCGCAGCCGACGCCGATCAGGCAGCGATGCAGCAGGCAGCTGAGCAGGACGAGACCATCGCCAAGTACCTGGAAGGAAAAACGATTGTAAAAGCAGTCGTGATCCCAGGCCGCATGATTAACTTTGTGGTAAAATAAGCTTTCAAACAGGAGCGAAGCGTGAATGGCGTCGCTCCTGTTTTGTTTTACACATCTCGTGTTATTCTCCGTCCAGTCGATAGAGTGGCTGGCTGATGCCGGTCGCATCGACGGACCAGGGGAGCCAGGCGAATGCCACTTCATTTACCATCAGGTCTGACTTGCGCGGCCGGACCGGGTATTCTTCGATTTCGAGGTCTTCAGGATGAATGGGCTCTGCCAGTTTATCTAATTCCTGTTGGAACTGGTCTTCGAGGTCCGCGTATTTTTGCTGTTGCACTTCCAGTGCTTCCTTGGCGCGACCAATGTCGCCGTGTTCTTTGGCGGCACGGCCCACGTTGCGCGCTGCAGTAGAAGCTTTGCGAACATTGGTCGCGCTGGCGACTTTTCGGCCCATGATGGCGCCGAATATGGTCGTGCCGATTGAAAGGAAGGTACTCAGCTTTTTATCGCTGTATTGAGATTCTTCACGTGCTACACGCTCTTCGGCAGTTCGGATGCGGTTTTTAATCGTTTCAAATTTGGACGCATATTTTGTGCGCAATTTTTCAATCTGCAAATCGCGTTCTTCACGCATCAGTTGTTTGAGTCGGGCGCGAAACGCGGCTTCGTTTTCTTCAGGATCCGAATAGAGTTTGGGGTCCGCACTGAACCACAGGTTCAAAGAACGTTCCTGGTAGAGATACGTTTTTAAATTCTTTTCCCAGGTTTTGTATTGTGTCTTCCGTGTCAGTGCGCTATCGACTTCAGCAAATTGTGCTTGTGCAGCGGGTTCATTGTCATACTCCAGATTACCAGGGGGAATGGATACGGCTTCTTCCCAGAGTGATTCGGGAAGTGTGCCCGTAATTGTGGTCAGCATGGCGACGTCCTGCCAGAGATCAACTTTCGACTTGGCGTCAGCATATCTTAGTTTTGCCAGGCCGATGATGCCGGGACGATACACGAGACGGCTCCCTTGAGGCAACAATGTGGAAGCGGTGAAAATTCGCTGTTTGATATCAAGGGGAATTAATGGCGGCTGACTCGGGCTCTGTTTTGTGACGGTGGCGATCGTTGGCGCAGTCGTCGTTGATTCTGTTGCGGATTCGGCAAGTGCCTCCTTGCGGGGTTCCATCAGCTCTTTGATCTGTGTGCGCGTGAGTGGGCCGCGGAGATAAGAGAGGGCCCATCTCGTGTGGAATACGACGGGTGCATTTTCATGGACATTGTGTAACAAGAAGACGCGGCTTCCCAAGTCAGACAGAATCGCTTCCATCTCTTGACGATGTAACTGACTGCCGGCGGAACCGGACGCGCTTTCCAGTCCGTCCAGAACGCGTGCTTTGTCCCGTTCGGTCTGCAGGCGACCGATGAACCAGGTTCCCGTATTGGAGAGGCCTTTATAGTCGAGGTCGACCGGGTTTTGTGTTGAGAGTACGACCCCCAATCCAAAAGCGCGGGCTTGTTTCAGCAGTGTCAGCATCGGTGTTTTGGAAGGGGGATTCGCGGTGGGAGGAAAGTAGCCGAAGACTTCATCCATATATAAAATCGCTCGCAGGCTTGATGTTCCCGACTGACTTCGAACCCAGGCCAGCACCTCATTGAGCAAGACCGTCACGAAAAACATACGCTCTGATTCGGACAAGTGGGCGATTGAGAGAATGGAAATACGTGGTTTTCCCTGTTTCGTCATGAGCAGATTTTCGATGTTCAATGCCTCTCCCTCCATCCAGGCTTCAAATCCCGGAGAAGCCAGCAGGTTATTGAGTTGCATTGAGAGCTGCAGACGATCTTTCGAAGGATAAAACGTTTCCAGATCCAGGAAGCCGATCTTATCAAACGGTGGAACCTGGATTTCCTGGATCAGACTGGCGATGGAGAGATTGCGTTTTTCTTTCCAGGCACTGCTGAGTATGTTCGAGAGCAGAATATGTTCGCGGCTGTTGATCGGGTCTGCATTGATTTTGAGTAATGCTAATAAGCCTGAAACAGCTGACATGATCCGATCTCGAAAGGCATCGCTGTCCTTCAAAACAGCATCACTGGGTGCATCGAACGATTTTAAAACAGAGATCGGTAAACCGGCGTTGCTGCCTGGTGTGTAGATGGCCATGTCGACAGCAGAGCACAGCCGCTGAATCCGGTCGCCGTCCTGTTGCCAGTCGGCTAATCCTTTTTTCCAGAGGTCGGCTGTCCAGCG
This genomic interval from Gimesia alba contains the following:
- a CDS encoding ATP-binding protein, yielding MTDQPYETLGAFYLGREYDLPNDTIKDDLVLYDSKDLTTHAVCVGMTGSGKTGLCLSLLEEAAIDDIPVIAIDPKGDLGNLLLNFPELKPADFRPWIEESEAVRKGKTPDEYARWTADLWKKGLADWQQDGDRIQRLCSAVDMAIYTPGSNAGLPISVLKSFDAPSDAVLKDSDAFRDRIMSAVSGLLALLKINADPINSREHILLSNILSSAWKEKRNLSIASLIQEIQVPPFDKIGFLDLETFYPSKDRLQLSMQLNNLLASPGFEAWMEGEALNIENLLMTKQGKPRISILSIAHLSESERMFFVTVLLNEVLAWVRSQSGTSSLRAILYMDEVFGYFPPTANPPSKTPMLTLLKQARAFGLGVVLSTQNPVDLDYKGLSNTGTWFIGRLQTERDKARVLDGLESASGSAGSQLHRQEMEAILSDLGSRVFLLHNVHENAPVVFHTRWALSYLRGPLTRTQIKELMEPRKEALAESATESTTTAPTIATVTKQSPSQPPLIPLDIKQRIFTASTLLPQGSRLVYRPGIIGLAKLRYADAKSKVDLWQDVAMLTTITGTLPESLWEEAVSIPPGNLEYDNEPAAQAQFAEVDSALTRKTQYKTWEKNLKTYLYQERSLNLWFSADPKLYSDPEENEAAFRARLKQLMREERDLQIEKLRTKYASKFETIKNRIRTAEERVAREESQYSDKKLSTFLSIGTTIFGAIMGRKVASATNVRKASTAARNVGRAAKEHGDIGRAKEALEVQQQKYADLEDQFQQELDKLAEPIHPEDLEIEEYPVRPRKSDLMVNEVAFAWLPWSVDATGISQPLYRLDGE